In the Wyeomyia smithii strain HCP4-BCI-WySm-NY-G18 chromosome 2, ASM2978416v1, whole genome shotgun sequence genome, one interval contains:
- the LOC129724607 gene encoding protein lin-7 homolog C: MANVCEPLTLAKDVKRSIELLENLQRSGEVPATKLAALQKVLQSDFLNAVREVYEHVYETVDVQGSLDVRASATAKATIAAFAASEGHAHPRVVELPKTDEGLGFNVMGGKEQNSPIYISRIIPGGVADRHGGLKRGDQLLSVNGVSVEGENHEKAVELLKQAVGSVKLVVRYTPKVLEEMELRFDKQRAARRRQQY, translated from the exons atggccaACGTTTGTGAGCCATTAACACTTGCCAAAG ATGTTAAGCGTTCTATAGAATTGCTGGAAAATCTACAACGGAGTGGAGAAGTCCCAGCGACCAAGTTGGCAGCATTGCAAAAAGTACTGCAGAGTGATTTTTTGAATGCTGTACGTGAGGTATACGAGCATGTCTATGAGACAGTGGACGTTCAGGGTTCACTAGATGTTCGTGCTTCCGCTACTGCTAAGGCTACTATTGCTGCTTTCGCGGCCAGCGAAGGCCATGCTCATCCGCGAGTAGTTGAGCTACCGAAAACTGATGAAG GCTTGGGTTTTAACGTTATGGGAGGGAAGGAGCAGAACTCCCCCATATATATATCTCGTATTATTCCCGGGGGTGTTGCTGATCGTCACGGTGGGCTGAAGAGAGGTGACCAGCTACTCTCTGTCAATGGAGTTTCAGTTGaaggtgaaaatcacgaaaaagCTGTTGAGCTATTAAAACAGGCTGTTGGATCAGTAAAGTTGGTTGTTCGATACACTCCCAAAGTACTGGAAGAAATGGAGCTACGATTTGATAAACAACGAGCAGCTAGAAGACGCCAGCAATATTAA
- the LOC129724606 gene encoding actin-related protein 6 yields the protein MSDSNVFVLDNGAFFAKVGMSEWNAPKVVPNCITKAKSERRRPFVGSQIDECRDVSGLFYILCFQRGYLVNWDIQKTVWDYIFSQECCPVNFSETPLLITEPLFNFQSIQEAMLEILYEEYDCDAVCKTSSVDLAAFHYTHGEQRKKPLCCVVVDMGYSFTHVVPFIKGTKLKEAIRRIDVGGKLLTNHLKEIISYRQLNVMDESYVINQVKEDSCFVSQNFNEDMQIARKRYPDNTIIREYVLPDYTQIRRGYMRTLDPTNSDNDELQTLRMNNERFVIPEVLLHPSDIGISQMGVAEAIVHSINACPEETRPHLFSNIVVCGGSALFSGMQSRIQQEVRALAPDEFIVNVTIPKDPISYAWFGGQQYSQSLSFIKSCISRNQYEESGIKHLVEKCDQ from the exons AGTTGTTCCGAACTGTATCACTAAAGCCAAATCAGAACGAAGGCGTCCTTTTGTCGGCAGCCAAATTGACGAATGCCGGGATGTTTCCGGGTTATTTTACATACTTTGTTTTCAGCGTGGCTATCTGGTAAATTGGGACATACAAAAGACCGTATGGGATTATATTTTCAGTCAAGAATGTTGCCCAGTAAATTTTTCTGAAACCCCGTTGTTGATTACGGAGCCACTATTCAACTTTCAGTCTATTCAAGAAGCGATGTTGGAAATTCTTTACGAGGAATACGACTGTGATGCGGTTTGTAAAACTAGTTCAGTTGATTTAGCAGCATTTCACTACACTCATGGCGAGCAACGAAAGAAACCACTGTGCTGTGTGGTGGTCGACATGGGCTACAGCTTCACACACGTCGTTCCATTTATAAAAGGAACCAAACTTAAGGAAGCAATTCGACGAATCGATGTAGGTGGGAAGCTGCTAACAAATCATTTGAAGGAAATTATTTCATATCGACAACTGAACGTAATGGATGAATCATATGTGATAAATCAGGTTAAGGAAGACAGCTGTTTCGTATCGCAGAATTTCAACGAGGACATGCAAATTGCTCGAAAGCGATACCCAGACAATACCATTATAAGGGAATATGTGTTACCAGATTATACTCAAATTCGCAGAGGATACATGCGGACACTAGATCCCACTAACAGTGATAATGATGAATTACAAACGCTACGGATGAATAACGAGCGCTTCGTTATACCAGAAGTATTACTTCATCCTTCTGATATTGGAATATCACAGATGGGAGTTGCAGAAGCTATTGTGCACTCCATTAATGCTTGCCCGGAGGAAACAAGACCCCATTTGTTCAGCAACATTGTGGTATGCGGTGGCAGTGCGTTATTCAGTGGTATGCAGAGTCGAATACAGCAAGAAGTACGGGCTTTAGCTCCAGATGAGTTTATCGTAAACGTTACTATACCAAAAGA tCCAATATCATACGCCTGGTTTGGAGGTCAACAGTACTCGCAGTCGCTCAGTTTTATCAAATCTTGTATAAGTCGTAATCAATATGAGGAGAGTGGTATCAAACACCTAGTAGAGAAGTGTGACCAATAA